One genomic window of Candidatus Pseudobacter hemicellulosilyticus includes the following:
- a CDS encoding thiol-activated cytolysin family protein encodes MKKTQLFLPMLLACALGGHAQVKSIQKTRADLLKVSSNPRLAWYASTLKKLSAKPKVTGTAVLGSKSDAAGNRTEIGVGLTGTESGFSANGSPRQEQNGNTVCTIQPYRVNFATSDNFNLFAASTPIYPGQFYNIASVLQGAFSSIPTPARKPYQLGINIFNANNPGPGMLNVTDLTRSPLPEIQRVLLAPNYSASIPASGVFDMVEIKSTMMLKAKYETSQGIFLPLQEFGIPAEVTAGFAASGSVSTQTNRSHYLVSFIQPMYTINVLTNHDQLFQSPNAHTSLSNAGYVESVTYGRRVSIIISSSSSVTRVKAAISAALSAEINGLEGADIDVGTSSNGETSVSLKEVASSFHATIYGGEGDMANRIFSDIVAFRDAFRNYIRSSSAGTFSATTGAMPLHYTLRRISDNALLTVRSTGSFDELVSCNTSKYKVEVLYDGFTVNKVLEFPPDDMEDIYGKFTLASVSTNGRTTSKDLLLKNIPKDRAISKKAGGRDSDDVQVVAMNNVSRNDLVNSILNFSQAMYDWELATAPAYRENSSAELKFNLADVQSDIDQLTPGSSKIFTKNIRLTESSALGESKITLHTRIKVTKN; translated from the coding sequence ATGAAAAAAACACAATTATTCTTACCCATGCTCCTGGCCTGCGCGTTAGGCGGTCATGCCCAGGTAAAATCCATCCAGAAAACCAGGGCCGACCTGCTGAAGGTTTCTTCCAATCCCCGGCTGGCCTGGTATGCCAGCACGCTGAAAAAGCTGTCGGCAAAACCAAAGGTCACCGGCACGGCCGTTCTGGGCAGCAAGTCCGATGCAGCCGGCAACCGGACAGAGATCGGTGTAGGCCTTACCGGTACCGAAAGCGGGTTCTCGGCCAATGGCAGCCCACGCCAGGAACAGAATGGCAATACCGTCTGCACTATCCAACCTTACCGGGTCAACTTTGCCACCTCGGACAATTTCAACCTGTTTGCGGCTTCCACGCCTATTTACCCGGGCCAGTTCTACAATATCGCCTCGGTGCTGCAGGGTGCTTTCTCCTCCATACCTACCCCCGCACGGAAGCCCTACCAGTTAGGCATTAATATCTTCAACGCCAACAATCCCGGTCCGGGCATGCTCAATGTTACCGATCTCACGCGTAGTCCCCTGCCTGAGATCCAGCGGGTACTGCTGGCGCCCAACTACAGCGCATCGATCCCCGCATCAGGTGTATTTGATATGGTGGAAATAAAATCAACCATGATGCTGAAAGCCAAGTACGAAACGAGCCAGGGTATCTTCCTGCCCCTCCAGGAATTTGGTATCCCGGCCGAGGTGACCGCAGGTTTCGCTGCTTCAGGCAGCGTGTCTACGCAAACCAACCGCTCCCATTACCTGGTATCCTTCATACAGCCCATGTATACCATTAATGTACTCACCAATCACGACCAGCTTTTCCAATCGCCCAATGCACATACCAGCCTGAGCAATGCAGGGTATGTGGAATCTGTTACCTATGGGCGCAGGGTGAGCATCATCATCAGCTCTTCTTCCAGTGTTACCCGTGTTAAGGCAGCTATCAGCGCCGCCCTGAGCGCAGAGATCAATGGCCTGGAAGGAGCCGACATAGATGTGGGCACCAGCTCAAACGGTGAAACCAGCGTTTCCCTCAAGGAGGTAGCCAGCAGCTTCCACGCCACCATCTATGGCGGCGAAGGCGATATGGCCAACCGTATATTCAGTGATATTGTCGCTTTCAGGGATGCTTTCCGGAACTATATCCGGTCCAGCTCCGCCGGCACTTTTTCAGCTACTACCGGCGCCATGCCGCTGCATTATACGCTGAGAAGGATATCAGACAATGCCCTGCTCACCGTACGCTCTACCGGCAGCTTTGATGAACTGGTATCCTGCAACACCTCCAAATACAAAGTGGAAGTATTGTACGACGGCTTCACGGTTAACAAAGTGCTGGAATTCCCGCCGGACGACATGGAAGATATTTATGGAAAATTCACGCTGGCCAGCGTATCCACCAATGGCCGCACCACCTCCAAAGACCTGCTGCTGAAAAACATTCCGAAAGACAGGGCCATTTCCAAAAAAGCGGGCGGCAGGGATTCAGATGATGTACAGGTAGTGGCTATGAACAATGTGAGCCGGAACGACCTGGTAAACTCTATCCTGAATTTCTCCCAGGCTATGTACGACTGGGAACTGGCCACAGCACCGGCTTACCGGGAGAACTCCTCGGCCGAACTGAAGTTCAACCTTGCCGATGTGCAATCGGACATTGATCAGCTGACCCCTGGTTCGTCCAAAATATTTACCAAGAATATCAGGCTGACTGAATCCTCTGCGCTGGGTGAATCAAAGATCACCTTGCATACCAGGATCAAGGTGACGAAAAATTAA
- a CDS encoding sensor histidine kinase, whose translation MNPSLLKGSLLAGALALMNTIFAQEQKEILQLEQQLSKARQDTNRVKLLIDLGNAYAYSDLPRSIGYLQEGHTLSKQIKYPYGIARNAYLLGVSYTDAGEYARADSFIRLAEKDFRELGYTRDLAKVQNAWGSIMFRQGNYYAAGSHFSASAEMFDQVKDTTSSLAAYQNLIAVLGRAKSYDKAVAQSRRVLRMVEERKDSSGMAYALQGLIADLTAMKKFDEAFSYLKKALDLAETQAGQPIAAEIYSSVGAYYFARENYANALHYFRTALNMAEKQGDLYAVTNHHNSVGQCYLLTGDVSSARRHLLKGMELARKHQHRIGIQNLAVSLSDLYDSTRDYRNAYAALREHTLVKDSILNSEIRNYTSSLEAQYESNRKENEILQLQQEQAEKNFQISRRNTLITTASILILALLVTFYFAWRNFRNRQKLEKERADLLEERVRTMEKEKQIASLQAMVNGQEAERTRVARDLHDGVGGLFSTVRMYYGALYHDTPVIKENPLYRKTGDLIDNAAAELRKVAHNMMPEVLMKMGLPATLKDLCNSASAGRQLAVRLETYGAEQRLEPSTEIMLFRVAQELVNNIIKHADATEALIQLNQDPDRLSMVVEDNGRGFDTAAAAAGATMGMASISNRVQYLHGEWSIDSQPGVGTTVTIEVPLHA comes from the coding sequence ATGAACCCGAGTCTATTAAAAGGCAGCCTGCTCGCAGGAGCGCTGGCCCTTATGAATACTATTTTTGCCCAGGAGCAAAAGGAGATCCTGCAGTTAGAGCAGCAGCTGTCCAAAGCCAGGCAGGATACCAACCGGGTAAAGCTGCTCATCGACCTCGGTAATGCCTATGCCTACTCAGACCTGCCAAGGTCTATCGGTTATCTTCAGGAAGGCCATACCCTCAGCAAACAAATAAAATACCCCTATGGTATAGCACGCAATGCTTACCTGCTGGGTGTTTCCTATACGGACGCCGGCGAATATGCACGCGCAGATTCCTTTATCCGCCTGGCAGAAAAGGATTTCCGGGAGCTGGGTTATACGCGTGACCTGGCCAAAGTGCAGAATGCCTGGGGCTCTATTATGTTCAGGCAGGGGAACTATTATGCCGCCGGTTCCCATTTCTCTGCATCAGCTGAAATGTTTGACCAGGTAAAGGATACTACTTCCTCCCTGGCGGCCTACCAGAACCTGATAGCGGTACTGGGCAGGGCAAAAAGCTATGATAAAGCAGTAGCTCAGAGTAGGCGGGTGCTGCGCATGGTGGAAGAAAGAAAGGACAGCTCCGGCATGGCCTATGCCCTGCAGGGACTGATAGCCGACCTGACTGCCATGAAAAAATTTGATGAGGCTTTCAGTTACCTGAAGAAAGCGCTGGACCTGGCAGAAACGCAGGCGGGCCAGCCCATTGCCGCAGAGATCTACAGCTCCGTTGGCGCTTATTATTTTGCCCGGGAGAACTATGCCAACGCCCTGCATTATTTCCGGACCGCGCTGAATATGGCGGAGAAGCAGGGCGATCTCTATGCCGTTACCAATCACCATAATTCCGTAGGACAATGTTACCTGCTCACCGGCGATGTCAGCAGCGCCCGCAGGCACCTGCTTAAAGGCATGGAGCTGGCCAGAAAACACCAGCACCGCATCGGCATCCAGAACCTGGCTGTATCGCTCAGTGATCTCTATGATTCCACCCGCGATTATCGCAATGCCTATGCAGCGCTGCGGGAACATACCCTGGTCAAGGACAGTATCCTCAACAGTGAGATCCGCAATTATACGTCCAGCCTGGAAGCACAATATGAAAGCAACCGCAAAGAGAATGAGATACTGCAGCTGCAACAGGAACAGGCGGAAAAGAATTTCCAGATCAGCCGGCGGAATACGCTGATCACCACCGCCAGCATCCTGATCCTGGCCCTGCTGGTGACCTTCTATTTTGCCTGGCGCAATTTCAGGAACCGGCAGAAGCTGGAAAAGGAGCGGGCCGATCTGCTGGAAGAGCGGGTAAGGACCATGGAAAAAGAAAAACAGATCGCCTCCCTGCAGGCCATGGTCAATGGCCAGGAAGCGGAGCGCACCCGCGTGGCCCGCGATCTGCACGATGGGGTAGGAGGCCTGTTCTCTACGGTACGTATGTATTATGGCGCTCTTTACCATGATACGCCCGTCATCAAAGAAAATCCCCTGTACCGAAAAACCGGCGACCTCATTGACAATGCCGCAGCAGAGCTGCGCAAAGTAGCCCACAATATGATGCCGGAAGTGCTGATGAAAATGGGGCTGCCCGCAACACTCAAAGATCTCTGCAACAGCGCCAGCGCCGGCCGGCAGCTGGCTGTCCGGCTGGAGACCTATGGCGCTGAACAGCGCCTGGAACCCTCCACGGAGATCATGCTGTTCCGCGTGGCGCAGGAACTGGTCAACAATATCATTAAACATGCTGATGCTACGGAAGCGCTGATCCAGCTGAACCAGGACCCGGACCGGCTCAGCATGGTGGTGGAGGACAATGGCCGGGGTTTTGATACGGCAGCGGCTGCGGCCGGTGCTACCATGGGCATGGCCAGCATCAGCAATCGTGTGCAGTACCTCCATGGAGAATGGTCTATTGACTCGCAGCCAGGTGTGGGTACTACGGTGACCATTGAAGTGCCCTTGCATGCCTGA
- a CDS encoding TonB-dependent receptor has protein sequence MRILVMVTAFVLSFFISLNPLAANEEPGSVIRGKVLTADGQPAPFVTVQIKGQKKGAVTDENGEFIFKKLQPGTYTLLVSLVGFTPEEKEVRIGKDEVLAIVLNIQVSDEQLAEVIVSAGGNKFAKKESSYVSRMPLKNIENPQVYNVVGRALMQEQVVTNFDDALKNAPGVSRLWSSTGRPSDGAGYFSMRGFSVQPTMINGIPGLTNGGIDPANIERIESIKGPSGTLFGSSLISFGGLLNIVTKRPYEDFGGELSYTTGGFGLSRITADINTPLDKEKNALLRVNAAYHNEGSFQDAGFKKSFFFAPSFSYKVSDRLSFHLNTEFYTSESTNTLMVFLNRSRALIARTPAELNMDFNRSYTSNDITYKNPTMNLFGQMVYKLSDKWTSQTNLSRSVRKSDGYYSYVMFLDNTPPGITPAYAANDTLITRYAYYQNSTSTTTDFQQNFIGDFKIGNFRNRVVAGVDVLNIQSVNDNSAYAVFDYVNVTRNNDPRYGQLTRSAVDAKLAVTPGASKGSTNNYTYSAYVSDVFNVTPQLSAMLSLRFDYFDTKPSVNYLTMAKTGKYDQSAWSPKFGLVYQVLEDKLSVFGNYMNGFRNVSPVTGNLAAGYEVNMKPQQAEQLEAGVKMDLFQHKLTFTASYYNIEVDNISRAISVADPNDASKMLNVTIQDGTQRSRGVEFDMVANPLPGLNIVAGYSYNDSKIINAAPATKGRRPNAAGPASLANAWISYTARAGSLAGFGAGIGGNYAGENKITSSLATGDFILPSYTIVNATLFYNASKFRIAIKADNIADKEYFGGWTTVEKQMPRRYSANLTVRF, from the coding sequence ATGAGAATACTGGTTATGGTGACTGCATTTGTGCTGTCATTCTTTATAAGCCTGAACCCATTGGCGGCCAATGAAGAGCCCGGCTCCGTGATCCGGGGCAAGGTGCTGACGGCCGATGGTCAGCCTGCACCCTTTGTTACTGTACAGATCAAAGGGCAGAAGAAAGGGGCTGTTACCGATGAGAACGGTGAGTTCATTTTCAAAAAGCTCCAACCCGGAACCTATACCCTGCTGGTGAGCCTGGTAGGTTTTACCCCTGAAGAAAAAGAAGTGCGTATAGGCAAGGATGAGGTCCTGGCCATTGTACTGAATATACAGGTATCCGATGAACAGCTGGCAGAAGTGATTGTGTCTGCCGGTGGAAACAAGTTTGCCAAAAAGGAAAGCAGCTATGTATCCAGGATGCCGCTCAAGAATATTGAGAATCCACAGGTCTATAACGTGGTAGGTCGCGCCCTCATGCAGGAGCAGGTGGTCACCAATTTTGATGATGCCCTGAAGAATGCACCTGGCGTGAGCAGGCTCTGGTCTTCTACCGGTCGTCCCAGCGATGGCGCCGGTTACTTCTCCATGCGTGGTTTCTCTGTTCAGCCCACTATGATCAATGGTATCCCCGGACTTACTAACGGCGGCATTGATCCTGCCAACATTGAACGTATTGAAAGTATCAAAGGCCCTTCCGGCACCCTGTTTGGCAGCAGCCTGATCTCCTTTGGCGGTCTGCTGAATATTGTTACCAAAAGGCCTTACGAAGATTTTGGCGGCGAACTGAGCTATACAACGGGTGGTTTTGGCCTGAGCCGTATTACAGCCGATATCAATACGCCGCTGGACAAGGAGAAGAATGCCTTGCTGCGCGTCAACGCGGCCTATCATAACGAAGGCAGCTTCCAGGATGCCGGCTTCAAGAAGTCATTTTTCTTTGCACCTTCTTTCTCTTATAAAGTGAGCGATCGCCTCTCTTTCCACCTCAACACCGAGTTCTACACCAGTGAGTCTACCAATACCCTGATGGTGTTCCTCAACAGGAGCCGGGCGCTGATTGCCCGTACGCCTGCTGAGCTGAACATGGATTTCAACCGCTCCTATACCAGCAATGATATCACCTATAAGAATCCTACCATGAACCTCTTCGGGCAAATGGTCTATAAGCTGTCCGACAAATGGACCTCCCAGACCAATCTGTCCCGCAGCGTGCGCAAGAGCGATGGTTACTACTCTTATGTAATGTTCCTCGACAATACGCCTCCGGGTATTACACCCGCTTACGCGGCCAATGACACCCTGATCACCCGCTATGCCTATTACCAGAATTCCACTTCCACTACCACCGATTTCCAGCAGAATTTCATCGGTGATTTCAAGATCGGCAATTTCCGCAACCGCGTGGTGGCCGGTGTGGATGTCCTGAATATCCAGTCAGTGAATGACAACTCTGCCTATGCCGTATTTGATTACGTGAATGTGACCCGTAACAATGATCCCCGCTATGGCCAGCTGACCCGTTCTGCTGTTGACGCCAAACTGGCTGTTACACCCGGCGCCAGCAAGGGCAGCACCAATAACTATACGTATAGCGCCTATGTATCTGATGTATTCAATGTAACGCCCCAGTTGAGCGCTATGCTGAGCCTTCGTTTTGATTACTTTGATACCAAGCCCAGCGTGAACTACCTGACCATGGCCAAGACCGGCAAATATGATCAGAGCGCCTGGTCGCCCAAGTTTGGTCTGGTATACCAGGTCCTGGAAGATAAGTTGAGTGTGTTCGGCAACTATATGAATGGCTTCCGCAACGTATCCCCTGTTACCGGCAACCTGGCTGCAGGTTACGAGGTCAACATGAAACCCCAGCAGGCAGAACAGCTTGAGGCTGGTGTAAAAATGGACCTGTTCCAGCATAAGCTGACCTTCACTGCCAGCTACTACAATATTGAAGTGGATAATATTTCCCGGGCTATCAGTGTGGCCGATCCCAATGATGCCAGCAAGATGCTGAACGTGACCATCCAGGATGGCACCCAGCGCAGCCGTGGGGTAGAATTTGACATGGTAGCCAATCCGCTGCCTGGTCTGAACATTGTGGCGGGTTATAGTTATAACGACAGCAAGATCATTAATGCCGCTCCTGCCACCAAGGGCAGAAGGCCCAATGCTGCCGGTCCTGCTTCCCTGGCCAATGCCTGGATCAGCTATACTGCCCGTGCTGGCAGCCTGGCCGGCTTTGGCGCGGGTATCGGTGGCAACTACGCCGGAGAAAACAAGATCACCAGCTCACTGGCTACCGGTGATTTTATCCTGCCTTCTTACACCATCGTGAATGCAACCCTGTTCTACAATGCCAGCAAATTCCGCATTGCTATCAAGGCGGATAATATTGCCGACAAAGAATATTTCGGCGGCTGGACCACCGTTGAAAAGCAAATGCCCAGAAGGTATTCTGCTAACCTCACGGTTCGGTTCTAA
- a CDS encoding sigma-70 family RNA polymerase sigma factor: MSSSSSYREKELLPRIAEGDEQAFAEYFYQSSPDLLLTIRQLVKTEEAALDLVQEVYIKAWLHRAELVHMEFPTAWLKRVAVNKSMNYLRRARIEANWVRSAAAGEEPRQFRMEGVLLARELQLLIREAVDRLPGKRREVYIRNREQGLDRSEIAAAMGLSENTVRNHLALATQEIRDFLLKKGVLLWVVVAGIRF, encoded by the coding sequence TTGTCGTCCAGCTCATCATACCGTGAAAAAGAACTGCTGCCGCGCATTGCGGAAGGGGACGAGCAGGCCTTTGCCGAATATTTTTACCAGAGCTCTCCCGATCTGCTGCTGACCATCCGGCAGCTGGTCAAAACGGAAGAGGCGGCGCTGGACCTGGTCCAGGAAGTATATATCAAGGCATGGCTGCACCGCGCTGAACTGGTGCATATGGAGTTCCCCACCGCCTGGCTCAAAAGAGTAGCCGTTAATAAAAGCATGAACTACCTGCGCCGTGCCCGCATAGAGGCCAACTGGGTGCGCAGCGCCGCCGCCGGCGAAGAACCCAGGCAATTCCGTATGGAGGGCGTCCTGCTGGCCCGAGAACTGCAATTGCTGATCCGGGAAGCGGTAGACCGCCTGCCTGGCAAAAGGCGGGAAGTCTATATCCGCAATCGCGAGCAGGGCCTGGACCGCAGCGAGATTGCCGCCGCCATGGGCCTCAGCGAAAATACAGTGCGTAACCACCTGGCGCTGGCCACACAGGAGATACGTGATTTCCTGCTCAAAAAAGGCGTACTGCTCTGGGTAGTGGTAGCCGGCATCAGATTTTAA
- a CDS encoding response regulator transcription factor, which produces MIRILIVDDHPLVTDGIRMMVMPHTYLSIAGAARTGKEALDFLDSEPPVDVILLDINLPDMDGLRICELIREKDKTVKILGLTYLNEAGIITQLIRKGANGYLLKNMDGTELLKAIDEVMNGATYLSKAANEKIIQQLQHHDLPATGVPQLTRRERDILELLMKGLTSQEIATQLFLSSYTVDTHRKNMLQKFNVRNTQSLLNVVRNLGVLPG; this is translated from the coding sequence ATGATACGTATTCTCATAGTGGATGATCACCCGCTGGTAACTGACGGCATAAGAATGATGGTCATGCCCCATACCTATCTCAGCATTGCCGGCGCGGCCCGCACCGGAAAGGAGGCGCTGGACTTCCTGGACAGCGAACCACCGGTGGATGTGATCCTGCTGGACATCAACCTGCCGGATATGGATGGCCTGCGTATCTGTGAGCTGATCCGCGAAAAAGATAAGACAGTCAAAATACTCGGTCTCACCTACCTCAATGAGGCAGGCATCATCACCCAGCTGATCCGCAAAGGCGCTAATGGGTACCTGCTGAAAAATATGGATGGCACTGAGTTGCTCAAAGCCATTGACGAGGTCATGAATGGCGCTACCTATCTCAGCAAGGCTGCCAATGAAAAGATCATCCAGCAGTTGCAGCACCACGACCTGCCTGCTACGGGTGTTCCCCAGCTTACGCGCCGTGAGCGGGATATCCTGGAACTGCTGATGAAGGGACTCACCAGCCAGGAGATAGCCACACAACTATTCCTCAGTAGCTATACGGTAGACACCCACCGCAAGAACATGCTGCAGAAGTTCAACGTGCGCAATACCCAATCCCTGTTGAATGTGGTCCGTAACCTGGGTGTATTGCCCGGCTGA
- a CDS encoding DUF4974 domain-containing protein — translation MVNRNQLKSLLERYMQDSASAEEVDLLLQYVVTEKDPQLWEALVQEITADREVLPAADSSTWQPFVHSLVQQAKVQEAQSALLPGTGKLRPLFPIKRWGWVAAAVLLLAVAGTYWLTRPFVTQQQPIVQQAIDVQPGKQGAILTLADGSQVSLDSLQNGVVALQGGVQARLQNGQLLYEGTSQELAYNTTATPKGRHFQLSLPDGTKVWLNAASWIRYPLQFEGKERVVTISGEAYFEVVKDSRFFIVQAALGSSIKVLGTHFNVNSYVNEQAVTTTLLEGSVSVRKGTEERSIRPGEQARVTGTIELNKQADLDKTMAWKNGIFNFEGASLEEAMRQLERWYDIQVRYEGGVPNVRFFGKMSRKVNLSTVLTALKGFGLNYRMEGNTLIVTQ, via the coding sequence ATGGTCAATAGAAACCAATTAAAGTCTTTACTGGAACGCTATATGCAGGACAGTGCTTCTGCTGAAGAAGTAGACCTGCTGCTGCAATATGTAGTAACAGAAAAGGACCCGCAGCTATGGGAGGCGCTGGTGCAGGAGATCACGGCGGACCGTGAAGTACTGCCGGCAGCGGACAGCAGCACCTGGCAGCCCTTTGTTCATTCGCTGGTGCAGCAGGCAAAGGTCCAGGAAGCGCAGTCCGCTTTGCTCCCCGGAACAGGAAAGCTGCGCCCTCTCTTCCCAATCAAACGCTGGGGCTGGGTGGCAGCAGCCGTGCTGCTGCTGGCGGTGGCCGGAACTTACTGGCTCACCCGTCCTTTTGTAACGCAACAACAGCCCATAGTACAACAGGCTATTGATGTGCAGCCCGGAAAGCAAGGCGCCATTCTCACCCTGGCCGATGGCAGCCAGGTATCACTGGACAGCCTGCAGAATGGTGTGGTAGCGCTGCAGGGCGGCGTACAGGCCAGGTTGCAGAACGGTCAACTGTTGTATGAAGGGACCAGCCAGGAGCTGGCGTACAATACCACGGCGACACCCAAGGGCCGTCATTTTCAGCTCAGCCTGCCGGATGGTACAAAGGTCTGGCTCAATGCCGCCAGCTGGATCCGTTATCCCCTGCAATTTGAAGGAAAGGAGCGGGTGGTGACTATTTCCGGCGAAGCCTATTTTGAAGTGGTGAAAGACAGCCGGTTTTTTATAGTGCAGGCTGCTCTTGGTTCGTCCATAAAAGTATTGGGTACGCATTTCAATGTGAACAGCTATGTCAATGAGCAGGCTGTTACCACCACGCTCCTGGAAGGATCAGTAAGTGTCCGGAAAGGAACGGAGGAAAGAAGTATCCGCCCCGGAGAGCAGGCGCGTGTAACAGGAACTATTGAGCTCAATAAACAGGCTGACCTGGATAAGACGATGGCCTGGAAGAACGGCATATTCAATTTTGAAGGAGCAAGCCTGGAAGAAGCCATGCGGCAGCTGGAAAGATGGTATGATATACAGGTTCGTTATGAAGGCGGCGTGCCCAACGTACGTTTCTTTGGTAAGATGAGCCGCAAGGTCAACCTGTCTACCGTGCTGACCGCACTCAAAGGCTTTGGCCTGAACTACAGGATGGAAGGCAATACACTGATCGTTACCCAATAA